CTCAAATGAGAATCGGTGTTTGTATGCTTATAAGTGGCTACCAAGCAACAAGTCAAGAAGGCTTGGGCAGAAAGCATGAGACAATTGGACAATAAAGAAATCACTGTGGGTTAAATACTGTTCTCTGCATGCTGagtcccttttcttttggtgattAATGTGTTGAACCTGAAAATTAAAGGAAGACAAACTGACCTAGCAACAAGGTAAGTTCTTCTCTTCACAGAAACTAGCAACAAATTGACCCAGGCAAACTAACTGCACCTTTATCATATATCTACCAGAATATCATTAATCTTTTTTCAGTCTAGCCCTATAATAGTGGCTTTTTATAGATTCTAGGATACTGAAAGTACTCGACCCACCCGCAGAGAAGTAAATGCAAGCCAGAAGCTTCAGCAGTCTAAGTTCAAGCTCCAAAGTCCGtttatcatgaaaatccatCTAAGTGGAGTCTCAGAATTTATTCAGAGACTTGCAACAATTTCTATACAAAGCAACTCTTAAAAAAGACATGTAGAAAAGAACAATGCTAGAATGCAAACCTCCTCAACGAGATCGCCGGCAATGCCTCTGATCACTTCACACAGATTGTTTTCAGTAAAAGACTCATTGATCCAGAAGCTCATGTCCTTGTAACAAGGAGGAAACTGCCACAGGAAAATCATTTCCATAGATTAAATTGTGGGAGGATTTCCATAGTAGGTTACTAACTAAAGTAAACGATAACTCTTCCAACTTAACCGTGCAAAACCCTGTATTTCTTGGGTACTGGTGATGAAAGTTTTCTTGATGACCACTCGTGCATCAAATTCTCATATGGATATTCAAAATTAAAGGAATACAAACAAACCAAAGCTAATCCTACCTTTGAAAATGGCTTGAATTTGACACCAAGCTGGCCTTCAGAGAACTGAGAATCGAAGCACAATACAATACTCATATAATCTGGTCCACAAGGATCTCCCACAAAACTTGCGCTGCATAAATAGTCAAAGTAATAAAGGACATGCAAGATCTAAACCAGAAATTACCTGAGAGGTAAATCGCTCATCAGTTGTCCAGAAAAGCCGAATATCTGGTATGTCAAATAAAACCATAGCAAGTCGCTCTAATCCAAGTCCAAATGCCCAAGCAACATTATTTGAGTTACCACTTCTCTTCAGAATTTCTTGTTCAGTAACACCACAGCCCAAAACTTCGAGCCACTTTTCCTGACGCAACGAATGATAAGCAAATGAGATGCAATTCCCTGTTATTAAAATCTGTCGACTGTCACCAAGCAGTCCAATCAGTACATTAgcaacatattaaaaaaaaataaaaatctaaacaGAGTCTTCAGTCCTAGTTCAATCAACCCTACAGAAAAGCAGTACCGCTATCATAGATAGTCACTGGTTGGGAATGATAATGCAATATCAAGTAGAGGAAAAAGAGTAATTATGTTGAAGTAACAGGCTTCTTCTAGAAGGTTGTCGATTGTTTATGTTGTCTCTGAACTCCACAACATAGAGAGCAACAACATTTGTTTTAGCTCTCACTTTCCTTGGAGAATAAGGATAGACACTACAAGCACGCATTTTGTCCTTTTGGATGTAAACTTCAACTGCATACTTTGAActtgttttagaaataaaagcTTACGTTCACCACCCAATGAGTGCAAAATTATTGTAGCTGCACATATTATTCAGCACCAGTTAAAGTAGCTCAGACCCCTGTTTTGATACATATTTACAGCATATAGGACCAATCACACTACTGTAGGAACATAGATTATTTGTACTCTCCACTTAGAGatatatcatgaaaaaattgtcaaaacacTGGAAGATGATATGCTGCAAGAGAAAAGTAGTAGACAGAAATAACAGCTAACTTCCAcctaaaaaggggaaaaaggatcTTTTGAAGTTGTCTTCTTCGTTCTTATACTTGTTCTCTATATTACTTTCAAAACTTATGGTCATTGCATTACAGAAAAATTGTTTGCCTTTATGAGTAAATGGTTATTTTCCCATAATCAAGCTCATGAGAAGGCAAGACTCGTACCTGAAAATATATCTCAAGCTCAAATGATGGATCAGTAAATGGGAAATATGTATCAATCCAGCGCATTTCAACAGCACCTAAGAGTTCCAATGTACTGGAATGGTGAGAATATAATTCTAAACATAGCAGAGAAGTGTGGTAATCAAAAACAACTTTGGATTGCTTCATTGAAAAAATCATCTCAAATTTTCTTCAATGAAAGGACAATAGAAGTCAATCACTGTAGCACACTattatattctaaaaaatgacaCGAGCTTATGGCATCATTCTGCAACCTGAACATATTATTGGAATCATTCCAAACTCcattaaaattacaaaaaaatacaCCACTTCCTCTGTACCATAAGAAGTTCCTAGTCAGGGCATCATCTTCCATTTCTGCCAGTTTCTATTGCATATGAGACATCATATCTACCTTAATGGCAAACTCTACACTACCCATTTCTAGTTTCATGGAAGCACAACACTTTATATAATAGGCTTTCAAGCTTCCCAAGTAAACTTACCAAATAAGTGGCGTGCCAATCCTTCCAAACATTTCTTTAAATCCTCTGCTGCATAAGCAGTGCCATCCTGGCCAGATGACTCCCAATCATTCGGAGAAAAAACACGAACACCTTCCATCTGTATAATTCATCGCAAATTCAAAACCAACACTCGAGAGAATAGTGCTCTGCGATTCTGCTATATACATCTGACGCAAAAGTAGATGGCGCTTCATGATATAGAGAAAACCTGATGAAAAACTGGGTAGTGCGTTGAGTCAATAGAATCTCTTCGATAAACATCTCCCGTAACAAGGAATTGTGTGTAACCTTTGCTTAAAAGCTCTGCTTGATGAGCACTTGTATGGCACCTCAAAACTGTTTGAGGGTCAATGTAATATGTGTCATTGTAGCTCCGGCTTACATGATCGGCAGGAACCAGTACATCATCAAAATTCTGCACGACAGGGTTTTCAATGAAGCTAGCTCTGTGAGAACAATTTAATTTGCAGCCTTAAATCTAAAAAAAGTGTAGAAATGTTAAATAAAGCACTGCATTTTAATATGGCAACCACCAAATTCTCATATAAACATTTGTAATTAGCAGCATATCTTGGCAGATTTAACCAAAAGATTATGCATTTCACATGTTTGTTTGTTAAACTTTGACCCTAAATCTCGAAAACTTACCAGAAGCATCTCAAGGTAATAGTTTAACATAGTTGACTGCAACATTCCATACTTCAGGGTTGCCAGTACAATAACACCCATACTTGAGGATGATATGATGATCATTCAATAATATAACTCATAACTGATTTTATCCTCAGATTTCTTCTTAGTTTCACATCTAGCCACACGATCAATTTCTATCAACCAGCAAAGAATCCGAAACAAGACAATAAGGATGCTTAAGCTGCAGCCTCTTGTGTGTCTAAATAATCAACAAGCATATTATTCTAGTCATGCACTGAAAAAGACAAACAAATCCTTCCAAGTAATTCGACTCCTCACCAAGAAATTGAAGATCaacaatcaaaagaaatcaCCATTCCGGTCAATCAGTTAACATGAATAGACAAGATAGAGAAATACTAATCAATCAAGTGATTGAGCATCAACCATGGATATGGCTTATTTCCTTATCCCATAAGGAAGATTGTTATATGATGCGCACCATATTCAGGTTCACTTTGTGTTGCTATATCAATAGATGAGCTCACAATGGATGAAAGCTTGTCAAAACCAGCGTCTTAAATACCGGACCACACGAGCTAGTTCAACTGGTTCGACCGAATAGCGGTTTGACTTCCAGTCCAATTTGTGGTCCTATGCTGGCTCTGGTAAAATACAGTTAAGAACTGACCAAACCGGTCCCAACGTGCCAAACTGGTTGTGCCATTTTGATGCAAACCACTTCATTTGACTGATTCCTTGattcaataataaataatgAAGGATAGCAGGTCCAGGTTCGAACCCCTGAACCAGAGTGGTGAAGAATGCATGCATCCAGCTGCCCTAAGCATCATCACATGACTATTTTTGGCAAATAGTGCTTATTCTATAGTTACTTCCTTCACTGAAAATGATTTGTCAGGTAATAATCCACGAGTCTCAATCCTGCATCCTAGCAAAATAATTGTGATGCTTGAGCTGCTGGGTTGagcaaaaaaatttgtcatattaatgTATCATATTACATATATTTCCACATTTTTTGAACCGGCCAGTTTTACTGGTTCCCCCCAATTGGTCAGACCACAAAACGGTCAGCCTCCGATATGGCCACCAGTGCGGTTTTCTAAACATGGATCATAACATTAACTTAGTGGAAATTATAATGATCGCATCTGATATATAGAACCTAAGGCCCTTTATGATGAAGAAACCAGGGAGACCTAGCCTTGTGCATAGGCACCATCAACAGTATAAGACTCTCCAATTATACAATGGAAAAGGGGTCATGGTCTAAGAAGAGCCCAACATCATCCTGTTGTTTCCTCTGTCAGGATAAAAAATTCCTTTGTGATTCTTTAGTGGGCTTTAGCCTACATGACTTTTTATGTTGGACACCACAAATAGCACATTGTTTAAAATCTACCCAGAAATAACATTCATTTCTTTCCATGTATCTGTTAGGCTGTCGTAGCATGGAAATAAACTAATATAATAAACATATTGAAGGGAGGACCTTTAATTGATATGAGAAATGCATAAAGGAAACCTCCATATGATTATACTCTTTTGATGTAAAATCTAGTGAACCCCATGACAACATTTTCCTGGTTCTTGCACTGCCTTGTATATGTAAGAGTTGCCATTCTTAGAGGCCTACTTCTATGCAGAACCTTCTCTCATATACTAATATTAACTTGATATACAAAATAGATGAATAGATCCACACCTAACTCCTTCTGTTGATAGTGGTAGGATCAACTCATATGGCCTCATCTTGCTGAtggaatgaaaatataatagaaatcattttttagagtTGCataattattctcaagaaccaagaaaaccaaaaaaacagAAGCAGCAGAAAAGCCATCAAATCCCCTCAGGAACAAAATTAACAGTCGCTTCGCTACACATAAGAATATACGTTGACAGTTCCTTCATGTTGGAACATTTCCAGGCAAACACCTAAATACTCACAAGAGACTCAATAAcatcatgatttttttaatccatgAAATTATGCCATAGGAAGTACACATAAAAGCTAGATTTGAAGAACAAGATCGAAAAATCTGAAGTTAAGATAATAATTTTAGCTTTTATTTGTGCAACATTAATCTGAAATTCAACTTTTGTAGAAAGATGGGAAGTAGTAAAAAAACATCAAGATGGCTCCAGCTGAAAAAGAACTTGATAAGAAGATCCCAAGCATAAACACTTAGGTTACATCTGGTCGTTCGGATTTCTAACCAAGATAGGACTAGATAGGATAAGATAGaataggataggatatgaaattcaTGGATTTTTGTTATATCTTATCTACTAATTGATgattgcaataataataaagtcagatatattcacatcatattacgtacattgtttggtataaatgacatattagtataaataaacaaaaaaatttacaaacggaaatgataaaaatctcttGCGATACTATtgcctacttcatttttatttgattttcctctcttttttaattaatttcttttttatttctttcttccccctccatcattctctaataaaattttattaaatagtaaattatacaaatatacctaaaatatctaaaatatgtaataactataaatatatatttatatatatgtattgaacttatattatgaaatataattaaattcgaaaatataaagaaaagtaagattaaattaaaataattaaattgttactttttattattttgaatttcttatattagaattcaaatatcgtttatattgaaatataattttaattttgttaatttaagaaatttgttattcgagaaaaataactttttattagGGATGTTAGAAATTCTATTCACCTTTATTCCACCTcccccatgagataattttatccggttTACATTcctttatatccgactttatcctgtCTTGAGCaagcaccaaacgtaggataaaataatatcttgaattttattccGACTGCCAAATGCAGCCTTAGAGATCTTGCTCTAAAGAGAGGAATCAAAATGCGGTCACAACTCAGCAAACATTTTCAACAATTGCTCAATCACAAGTGGCACACCATTAGGAAGAATATCACTCGGTGGCACGAGGCCTACGACAAAGACACTTCGATGTTTGGTGTGATCTAACAGCATGATTGCTTAAATTGAAACTGTCTTCCTTCCGATCATAGAAATGATAGTATCACTTCCTAGTCATCTCAAATATGAATTGAGGAGCTTTTCCATTCACAAGAATCTGGATGACATTCTTTTGATAATTGTGTTTTAGCAGGAATGAAATGCTAATATGCCAAAAACATTTTATTCATTAGAACTTGAATGAGAAGAACACTACACACAAGTTCCACAATTGCACTTCttatcaaaataaaagtaaaaaagacaaaaagaaaaggatcaaATTCAAAAGAACAATTATGAGACAGGCAGAAAGACAGAGACAAAAAAATATCAACAGTTTACTGAGAGACTCACCAAAGAAAACCATACATATCCTAGCTTTCATGATTGATTAGATTATATCAGATTGTTTGACAAGTTTGCAGCCTGACCTGTTTTACAGTGACGATTGGACAGAGATCATCAAACTTGTCAAACTTGTTCTCGTAATTAGAATCAAAGTAATTATGTATTGCATTCTTCAAAATTCCTATTGGATGTTGGCTCCTTCTGTGAAGCTGCTGTCCGAGTTTTGTAAATATAGTGTCTGGGATATTGTTTGTAGGCTCATCTCGCACGACATCTGCAACCAACCAAATGGTCAACCATTAGAAAATCTAACAGCATTACAGAATTTGCATTCATGATCTATAAGGCCATTTCAGAGAAGCTGCCTATCCTGAAACCATGTACTTCCTCATCAGACAACATAAGGACAGGGATAAGCTCACCAACCAAGCAAGATTCTTATAAAGAGAAACCTAATAATCCTCTAACTATACTTAAAAAATAGTCACAGGATACAGTCCTCCATTGAAAAACTTCAATCTGTTCAATATACTTCACAAAACTACCATGCCACACCAATTTAGGCATGTTTGAACGACCAAAGAACTACAATTGGGATAAAATAGTTATAACAACctgaaggaaaacaaaaggcaCCTGCAGTCATTCCAATATAATTATAAGCTCATGAGTAAAAGGATAGTCATAGACTTAATAGCTCATGAATACACATTATTAAATCACTACTGTGATGATGAAGGTGATGCTGCATACACAAAACAAGGAATTCGCATAATCAAGCATCCATTCACTTTGTCAGTTCATCATAACTACCGAAACATAACAAAACTAAGagaataaatcaatttgtcAGTTCCATACATATGCATGAGCATTGCAGATGCTCACAATAAGACAATGAAGAGAAACACAGAGCCCAGCATTCCCAACAGTTTACCAGTTAGGTAGCATTAGAGAACTAATTGAAGAACAAGACTAAGTGGACCTCACTTTTTGCAATAGATAAAAATAAACCAAGTGCAAACTTTACCTTTTCTCCAAAACTTACTAAAACAAAACGACTACAAGAATTCATCTTTCCAGGTATTAGTCTAATTGTGCAACTGTAATAGGAAAACCAACACTCCAGCACATATACAGTTCCAATCACAGAGCCCCTATCCAATAAAATCACTCAGTAGCCATGAAACAGCAAAGCCAAGGTAATTTGTAATTCACTAAGAGAATTTAGAGTAATATGAAAAGAGAATTGGGtgtgagaaaaagaaatcagaGTGAAGATGAGCTTATGTGGCCTTACAATTCAGCCATAGTCACATCCCACTCACAAGACAATCGCATAATAGAAAATACCTAGTCAACCCTAACTAGCTgatacttcaaaacaaatagaaaataacaaaatcaacACCTATTGCTAGCATGCTAAAATCATGCCATCACTTACAACACCATGGATCATGACACTATCCACACGACAAAATCTTCCTTGTGCTTAGGGAACGCATT
This genomic stretch from Eucalyptus grandis isolate ANBG69807.140 chromosome 3, ASM1654582v1, whole genome shotgun sequence harbors:
- the LOC104437429 gene encoding LOW QUALITY PROTEIN: phenylalanine--tRNA ligase, chloroplastic/mitochondrial (The sequence of the model RefSeq protein was modified relative to this genomic sequence to represent the inferred CDS: inserted 1 base in 1 codon); its protein translation is MAVAVAFGHSAAFSKALLFLHRNGGRSFTAFSAPYSSSATAASSSSAFPSAADKVRRQKWRVPVASVLERGGVKIARDDVVRDEPTNNIPDTIFTKLGQQLHRRSQHPIGILKNAIHNYFDSNYENKFDKFDDLCPIVTVKQNFDDVLVPADHVSRSYNDTYYIDPQTVLRCHTSAHQAELLSKGYTQFLVTGDVYRRDSIDSTHYPVFHQMEGVRVFSPNDWESSGQDGTAYAAEDLKKCLEGLARHLFGAVEMRWIDTYFPFTDPSFELEIYFQEKWLEVLGCGVTEQEILKRSGNSNNVAWAFGLGLERLAMVLFDIPDIRLFWTTDERFTSQFSEGQLGVKFKPFSKFPPCYKDMSFWINESFTENNLCEVIRGIAGDLVEEVCLIDNFTNKKGMTSHCYRXAYRSMERSLTDEEINELQWKVREQVESKLNVILR